A region from the Lolium perenne isolate Kyuss_39 chromosome 4, Kyuss_2.0, whole genome shotgun sequence genome encodes:
- the LOC139830414 gene encoding uncharacterized protein: protein MEAFQRRRTSGDARAGCPVHSGLELAQGRRRPALQLQKEDPGHAHDGQYSKTHGTAHALKPKTSLQEHTTLRAIPTQSALRRSRRCRKLREHNLTLSCVVLRWMDSVARRGLLWLLGMRGSSINKRQVELDVAWSFSLSKCYRDKCWTNENTQAILS, encoded by the exons ATGGAGGCCTTCCAGCGTCGACGCACCTCG GGGGACGCGCGCGCAGGCTGCCCAGTCCACTCCGGTCTTGAGCTAGCTCAAGGGAGACGTCGACCAGCCCTGCAACTGCAAAAG GAAGACCCTGGGCATGCCCATGATGGCCAGTACAGCAAGACCCATGG GACTGCTCATGCTTTGAAGCCAAAGACTTCACTCCAAGAGCATACTACGTTGCGAGCAATACCAACTCAGAGTGCCCTGAGGAGGTCGAGGCGTTGTCGCAAACTCAGAGAGCATAACCTTACGCTGTCGTGTGTGGTGTTGCGGTGGATGGACTCCGTTGCGCGCCGTGG GTTGCTTTGGCTCTTGGGGATGcgaggcagcagcatcaacaagaGGCAAGTGGAGTTAGACGTGGCTTGGAG cttttcactctCCAAATGTTACCGGGATAAGTGTTGGACAAACGAGAACACTCAAGCTATTCTTAGTTAG